ATTTTTTTAGAATTTATAATTTCAATCCCGCAAATTACATTTTTGCGGGATTTTTTATTTATTTGAAAGCGAAATGCACCCAATATTTCATAAGATTTTAATACTTTTGCCTTAAAATTTTAATTATGCAAAATGTTGCCATTGTGATGGGCGGGTACTCTGGCGAGTACGAAGTTTCGTTAAGAAGCGGACAAACGATTTTTGACCATATTGATACATCTAAATATAAGCCAACCAGAGTTTTAATAGGAACTGAGGGCTGGTTTGCACAAGTGGGTGAGGAGAGGTATCCGATTGATAAAGCGGATTTTTCTTTCACGGATGAAAAAGGCGAAAAAACGAATTTTGATGTGGTTTTTAACATCATTCACGGGACGCCAGGCGAAGATGGGCAAATGCAAGCCTATTGGCAACTGATTAATTTACCGTATGTAGGCTGTGGGCACTATCTCTCTGCGCTTACTTTTAGCAAAAAAGATTGTATCGCGGTATTGAGCAAATACGGAATTTCTTCGGCTGAGTCAGTTTATTTAGTAAAAGGCGAAAAATATGATTTAGATGCCATTATAGAAAAAATCGGTTTGCCATGTTTTGTAAAACCCAACCAATCGGGCTCAAGTTTGGGGATTTCTAAAGTAAAAACCAAAGAAGATTTTGAACCCGCTTTGGCCAAAGCGTTTGAGCAAGATAATGATGTCTTGATTGAATCTTTTCTTGACGGAACCGAAGTTTCCGTGGGCGTGGTGCAATACAAGGGCAAAACCATTGTGAGCGGTATCACAGAAATTGTATCTGAAAACGAATTTTTTGATTATAATGCCAAATACGAAGGCGAATCACAAGAAATTACACCTGCGAGATTGTCGCCAGAAATCACTCAAAAAGTGGAAGAGATTGCCAAAAAAGCCTACGACTCGCTTCGTATGAAAGGCATGTCTCGTAGCGAATACATTATCGTAAATGGAGTGCCTAATTTTATAGAAATGAACACTTTACCAGGTTTTTCGCCAGCGAGTATTTTGCCACAACAATTGGCGTATTCCAAAATAGAAATCAAAGATTTTATTACAAGTGAAATCGAGAGCGCTCTGGCTCAAAAATAAATTGATACATGAAAAAAAGAATTGCCGTTTTCCCTGGTTCGTTTGATCCTATTACACTTGGGCATTGCGACATCATCAATCGCGCATTGCCTTTGTTCGATAAAATCATCGTAGCCATCGGACAAAATTCGGGGAAAAATTATATGTTTTCACTCGAAAAGAGAAAACAATTTTTAGAAGAAACTTTTAAA
This Ornithobacterium rhinotracheale DNA region includes the following protein-coding sequences:
- a CDS encoding D-alanine--D-alanine ligase, with product MQNVAIVMGGYSGEYEVSLRSGQTIFDHIDTSKYKPTRVLIGTEGWFAQVGEERYPIDKADFSFTDEKGEKTNFDVVFNIIHGTPGEDGQMQAYWQLINLPYVGCGHYLSALTFSKKDCIAVLSKYGISSAESVYLVKGEKYDLDAIIEKIGLPCFVKPNQSGSSLGISKVKTKEDFEPALAKAFEQDNDVLIESFLDGTEVSVGVVQYKGKTIVSGITEIVSENEFFDYNAKYEGESQEITPARLSPEITQKVEEIAKKAYDSLRMKGMSRSEYIIVNGVPNFIEMNTLPGFSPASILPQQLAYSKIEIKDFITSEIESALAQK